One window of the Paracoccus zhejiangensis genome contains the following:
- a CDS encoding HlyD family type I secretion periplasmic adaptor subunit, with protein MTQKPSNQPTAPTSTSENRFPLGLRVGAGFVLAFLLIGGVGGWAATAQLNGAVIAQGEVAVDQNLKFVQHRDGGIISAIEIREGDRVEAGQVLFRLDDAQTRAELSILQSQLLELAGREARLTAERDGLAEIAFPPELGGDTPQITRIVQGETRMFEGNSLSRNSRKQQLELGISQIEEEIAGLETQLRGKADEIALVDVEHARIAELTEAKLIDRTRIFAMSRERARLLGEHGEISSAMARARVRIGELRLQILAVDDEARTEAQREIGQATARISELRDRREATEAKLTRTDLRAPISGIINELKVHTIGGVITPAEVLASIVPDDARLKIGIKFPPNSIDQIAVGQPVRIRFSAFNQRTTPEVTGVMTYVAAAATRASASAESHYAGDAEIGTEEMEKLAGLQLIPGMPAEIFVSTEARTPLSYLTKPLTDQFNRAMRER; from the coding sequence ATGACGCAAAAACCCAGCAATCAGCCGACGGCGCCGACCAGCACCAGCGAGAACCGCTTTCCCCTTGGCCTCAGGGTCGGCGCCGGCTTCGTGCTGGCCTTCCTGCTGATCGGCGGCGTCGGCGGGTGGGCCGCCACCGCGCAGCTCAACGGCGCGGTGATCGCGCAGGGCGAGGTGGCGGTGGACCAGAACCTGAAATTCGTCCAGCACCGCGACGGCGGCATCATCAGCGCCATCGAGATCCGCGAGGGCGACCGGGTCGAGGCCGGGCAGGTGCTGTTCCGTCTCGACGACGCGCAGACCCGCGCCGAGCTGTCGATCCTGCAATCGCAACTTCTGGAACTGGCCGGCCGCGAAGCCCGCCTGACCGCCGAGCGCGACGGCTTGGCCGAGATCGCTTTCCCGCCCGAGCTTGGGGGCGACACCCCCCAGATCACCCGGATCGTGCAGGGCGAAACCCGCATGTTCGAGGGCAACAGCCTCAGCCGCAACTCGCGCAAGCAGCAGCTGGAATTGGGCATCAGCCAGATCGAGGAGGAAATCGCCGGGCTCGAGACCCAGCTGCGGGGCAAGGCCGACGAGATCGCGCTGGTCGATGTCGAACATGCGCGGATCGCCGAACTGACCGAGGCCAAGCTGATCGACCGCACCCGCATCTTCGCCATGAGCCGCGAACGGGCGCGGCTGCTGGGCGAGCATGGCGAGATCTCCTCGGCCATGGCCCGTGCCCGCGTGCGGATCGGCGAGTTGCGGCTGCAGATCCTCGCCGTCGATGACGAGGCAAGGACCGAGGCGCAGCGCGAGATCGGGCAGGCGACCGCCCGCATCTCGGAACTGCGCGATCGCCGCGAGGCGACCGAGGCCAAGCTGACGCGGACCGATCTGCGCGCGCCGATCTCGGGCATCATCAACGAGTTGAAGGTGCATACCATCGGCGGTGTCATCACCCCGGCCGAGGTGCTGGCCAGCATCGTGCCGGATGATGCGCGGCTGAAGATCGGCATCAAGTTTCCCCCGAACAGCATCGACCAGATCGCCGTGGGCCAGCCGGTCCGCATCCGCTTCTCGGCCTTCAACCAGCGCACCACGCCCGAGGTCACCGGCGTCATGACCTATGTCGCCGCCGCCGCCACCCGCGCGAGCGCCTCGGCCGAAAGCCATTATGCGGGCGATGCCGAGATCGGCACCGAGGAGATGGAGAAGCTGGCCGGTCTGCAACTGATCCCGGGAATGCCGGCCGAGATCTTCGTCTCGACCGAGGCGCGGACGCCGCTGTCCTATCTCACCAAGCCTCTGACCGATCAGTTCAACCGCGCGATGCGCGAACGCTAA
- a CDS encoding sensor histidine kinase, producing the protein MTQPANPSRPFALGVEAVLMISVIICASMLILGATLNAYIRDVEIKAVSASHAVFMSLLMEPLLADLPQNGPLPGAVKARLDEVLAAYITAKEIGTALIWWPDGTIAYSTDPRLVGLQANSEHLAEALSGGTVAILEHEPAVHGLIPERRADETVLELYVPLKAQGASAIAAVGEFYQDPTRLLAQMRVVSVRIWAGIGLTTFLMMGLLLLLAGRARRIVQMQQAELNRRLIDSQDLARQNDRLRRIAEQAKLDAVEVNEDLLNRIGADLHDGPLQLLGLAILHSDEVASEPGPGTRMSAVSLTSQAIRELRHLADGLSVPELAGLSVPEVLRLAVTRHERQTGSSVTLDLGALPEDLPEPVKISLYRVVQEGLTNAFRHAGGEGQEVRGRLQDNAVEITVSDHGPGIGARAATGPMTGLGLAGIARRVQTLGGKLEVASDGGRGTRVTVRLPV; encoded by the coding sequence ATGACACAGCCGGCAAACCCGTCGCGGCCCTTCGCCCTTGGTGTCGAAGCCGTCCTGATGATCTCGGTCATCATCTGCGCCTCGATGCTGATTCTGGGCGCGACGCTGAACGCCTATATCCGCGATGTCGAGATCAAGGCCGTTTCGGCCTCGCACGCGGTGTTCATGAGCCTGCTGATGGAGCCGCTGCTGGCCGATCTACCGCAGAACGGCCCCTTGCCCGGCGCGGTCAAGGCGCGGCTTGACGAGGTGCTGGCCGCCTATATCACCGCCAAGGAGATCGGCACCGCGCTGATCTGGTGGCCGGACGGGACCATCGCCTACAGCACCGATCCCCGGCTGGTCGGCCTGCAGGCGAATTCTGAACATCTGGCCGAGGCGCTGTCGGGCGGCACGGTGGCGATCCTCGAACATGAACCGGCGGTGCATGGCCTGATCCCCGAGCGGCGCGCGGACGAGACGGTCCTTGAACTCTATGTGCCGCTGAAGGCGCAGGGTGCCTCGGCGATCGCAGCGGTCGGCGAATTCTACCAGGACCCGACCCGGCTCTTGGCGCAGATGCGGGTGGTCTCGGTGAGGATCTGGGCCGGCATCGGCCTGACCACCTTCCTGATGATGGGCCTCTTGCTGCTGCTGGCCGGCCGTGCCCGGCGCATCGTCCAGATGCAGCAGGCCGAACTGAACCGTCGGCTGATCGATTCCCAGGACCTGGCCCGGCAGAACGACCGGCTGCGGCGGATCGCCGAGCAGGCCAAGCTGGACGCGGTCGAGGTGAACGAGGACCTGCTGAACCGCATCGGCGCGGATCTGCACGATGGCCCGCTGCAGCTTCTGGGGCTGGCGATCCTGCACAGCGACGAGGTCGCCTCGGAACCCGGCCCTGGAACCCGCATGTCCGCCGTCTCGCTGACCAGCCAGGCCATCCGCGAGTTGCGTCATCTGGCCGATGGGCTCAGCGTGCCGGAGCTGGCGGGCCTCTCGGTCCCCGAGGTGCTGCGTCTGGCAGTAACGCGGCACGAGCGGCAGACGGGCAGTTCGGTGACACTCGATCTCGGCGCGTTGCCCGAGGACCTGCCCGAGCCGGTGAAGATCAGCCTCTACCGCGTGGTGCAGGAAGGGCTGACCAATGCCTTTCGCCATGCCGGCGGCGAGGGGCAGGAAGTCCGTGGCCGGTTGCAGGACAACGCGGTCGAGATCACGGTCAGCGACCACGGGCCGGGCATCGGCGCGCGCGCTGCGACCGGCCCGATGACCGGGCTGGGCCTTGCCGGGATTGCACGGAGGGTGCAGACACTTGGCGGAAAGCTGGAGGTCGCTTCGGATGGCGGCAGGGGCACGCGGGTGACGGTGCGGCTGCCGGTCTGA